In Rutidosis leptorrhynchoides isolate AG116_Rl617_1_P2 chromosome 6, CSIRO_AGI_Rlap_v1, whole genome shotgun sequence, the DNA window TCTTCTACATTCAATAAAAAGGGAAAAAAATTAACAAGCTTCCCAACTTAAGAGAAACATATATTAACTGTTTGTCCAACCTTGTAAAACTACTCGTAAATCTTTTCTATCAAACATTATACAAGGCTTCCAGTTGGTATAGCAATAAACTACAAAAGCTCCAAATCCACTTCTTCATGAAAAAAATTCTAGTCGCATTTGATGTTTCGGTAGATCCTTCTAACAAACAAGTTAGAGCCCAAATGACCAACCGCTCCTGAAAATAACACAGTAAAAGCACAAATTAATAACTATTTGAGGTTGCCATTTCAACCCATTTACTTATGATGTCTAACGGGTCGAACTATAAAATGCTGGCAGTTAGGAATACTTGTTACATGTCTAAAAGGTCACCCAAAGTACATTTATAATTCACTTAACCTCCTAAAAATTGAAAATTCAAACTATTTATTAACtgaaattatattaattaattgctGCAATCAAATACGAAATACACCCTACGCCCTTGAGTGTAGGGCTCAGATCAAAGATTACCCATTTGGTCCGTTACCCAACCCATCCATTTTGCCATCTCCAGCAATAGCAATAGGAATCTGGTGTATCCAAATCGTTATTACCTTTATGATCATGACAATGAATGAACAGTCTTTTGATTTTAAAAAGTTGCAGATAAGAATAAGCTACAAGCGTCATTAGAGAAAATACATAAACAGAAAGCATGCGTAGGATAAGAAAGATATTGCTACTCCAGTTTTATGACTTCATTAACGCAAAAGTGGTAAACTTTTGATAGACGTAAACATTAAACATTATAAcattaaaaaattaaaataaataaataaataaaaaagataaAACTCACCGCAGAGAATTCCTAAGCCGAGGCAGAACATGGCGGTATATCCAAAGTAAAAACTGGTTTGAAAAAACCCCGACATTTTAGTCTTCACGGAGTAGTAATATATTGAATACAAATACACGTAAATAGCTGTAGATGCTGCTGAGAAAAACGAAGTCCATTGCCAGTAGTAATTCTCCGCGTTTAGCAGAAAATATGTTCCAACAATTGTAACACAAACTGTAACAATAACGAGAATAATAAAAACAAGCAGCATAAAGCCGTACACATAGTACACCTGTCAAATGAAAAAAAACAAAGATTTAGTAAATAGTTGACATTTCAGTTATAATACATAGCATAAAATGATATATAGAGTTTTACCTTGTAATTCCAGAACGATGTGAATACAAAGTACATCTCAATAAAAATACTGCCAAAAGGTAACAACACTCCCATTATCGAGACTACAAATGGCGTTAGATACCATTTCTTTTCGGGAATAGGGCGCGGAATTGTTTTCACGCGACACGGGTTGTTGGGGGACCCACTCCAGTTTCGTCCCACGACTGTACCGAGAAGAGCGAGGGGAAAAGAAATAAAAGCCCATATTACGAATACAACCACCATTGTGCCAAATGGAATAGCAGCTAAAGATCCGTAAAATATGGCGACCGTATTTAAAATAAAACCAATCCCGAAGCATAAAAATGGGAAAAGTGAAGCTGTGAGGATCATTGACTTTATCCAACTTTTTCCTGATATATAAAAGAAAAATTAGTGAAACTAATAATATAATGCTTAAAACAATAATTAAAATAGGTTTTAAGATAGGCGCACATACCACCATTACGTGAATACATTCCACCACTCACATAGCCGGAAACAAAAGAAGTGAGGGCGTAACAAACTATAAATGTTGTGACGATAGCTCCTCTCCTGGACAAATATTAATAAACACTTCAAAATTATTACTTgctacataaaaaaataaaataaaataaaaaaaagagaTAACCAAGGATCTGGTAAATTCTAATTGACGGACCCAGTTCATATAAAGTAAACTTTTTTAGTTTATGCATTCAAACAGGTGGAGTTAAAAAGTAATGCAaacaaatccattttcaagtcaatGGGTTATGACACCGCTAGTGGTAAAGATTACTTAACTGCAACAAATACTCCAAAGTATACTAAACAatgttgcaaaaatcgctactcgtGGAGTActtggatgttgaccaagtttgattttgaccgattttgaccgattttgaccgaGTACTGTAATTCCAAGTCCTGCAACCCTGATACTAAGACTATTTAAAAACTCACTTTCTTGAAATGATTCTTATTACTCACCCAACATATAACATTCCAACAATTGCAAGCAAGATGACAAGAAGTATCAATATCGCCATCTGGGCACCTGTACCAACAAGTGCTGATAGCAACACCATATTGCGAGGCGGGCGGAAAACATCCCCGTGAACAAGTTTCCAACCGGATTCTTCACTAACATCTCTCTCCTGTAAAGGAAGTATATAAATGAATGGTGAGATGAACACAAAATTTTACAAGTTGTGACCTCCAAATGTCTTACCAAAGTTTCAAGATCATCATCTTCCCGAGCATACTTGGCATAATCATTTCTTAGAGTGCGCATCAGTATCATTGAAACCAGTCCAGTAAGGAAGATAACCATCATAAATGAATTGAATATAGAGAACCAGTGAATCTGTGCATGATAAGACAGTTACAACATCAAGTCTTAAGTTGTGAAAAAAATACAAGTGTGTTACAAATTAATTTCTGAGAAACTGAAGAAGAAAAGCTCACCTGATGCTCAAAAAAATGGTAATCTAGGTAAACATTAAAACGTTGACCGAATGGGATGTCAGTTTCACTCCATTTGACTGAATATGTCATGTCTAACTTTCTTCCAACTTCCAATGGCTTTGGATTCTCTTGTGTGAGATTGACATGAATGATCTGCAGGAAAAAGACATCAAGAGTCTAGAAGCATGATGACAATAAAATTCATACTATATTCTCAGCAAATTATAATTTCAAACCTGATCTTTGTTGTATTTTATTGTAATATTTTTATGTGTAAATAGCAACTGCTTGTTATCAGATTGTAGCTCCCCAACAAAACCTATACGACAAAAAAAGGACCAAATTAATGTAAGGATTGGCTGTGAAAAGAATATACTGAAACTAAAAGAGAAAAATAGTTTATGAATACATACCCCACAATGGCAGATCATCTGAGTTTGTGTTCAGCACAACATAAACAAAAAAGAAAATAAGCGATCATAAGAAGCATATAAAAAAGAATTTTGCAGCAACGAGATATATCCGTGTGCGTAACGAGGCATAAAAGTTAGCAATTACTCAGCTTAAAAAATAGATTTCCTTTTAAGACTCTAAATGTCCAACATTCACATTTGAAGGTCCCATTTATATGCTCAGAGAAGAGATTATGCAACTGTTGGGCCCACTGTCCCATtcatttatcatttatcatgaagAGATAAAGTACGAACCAGAAATGAAAAACTCAGACTCGATGAATCTGATACAAACCAATGGAATATAAACATTTTAGGCAATAATTTGCTGAATGCCTTACAACACAGAACAATCTCATACTGACAACACAAGAACACAATGCTTACCCATAAAAAATTCAAACCAGTAGTTATTCTCAATAGCTTGCTTAAACTGCGAGACCTTTGGTTCATCAAGTTCGAGCTCACAAATAATAGTCTTTTCCACATTCTCTGCCAAAACAAGTATATGACGTATAAGCATATATGCTAAACAACACAAGCTAATCGTCCACAACTATACAAGACCTGCATACTTTGAAACTTGACATCAATTTGACTATCAATTAGCTCGTTTCCACCCAATACTTCACCAAGACCGCCCCATTTGTGCCCAGCATGACCAGTTGGGCGACAAAATGGAAGACTGTAATAATTATAAGTTTCTTGTGGATTATTATAAGGCCCGACTTTATTCACCCAAAGGTCAACTGTGTCATCTGGTTGATACTGCAAAAGAAAAACAACACAAATGTGAAAAATGAGTTGAATGATATGAATTTAAGAAGTACATACTTAAACAGTGAGTATCCTTCAAGCTACTTGCACTAGATCAAATCACG includes these proteins:
- the LOC139852234 gene encoding transmembrane 9 superfamily member 1-like is translated as MWSTVRSSATLAVAVVSFLIISSPALASDYDHKYQPDDTVDLWVNKVGPYNNPQETYNYYSLPFCRPTGHAGHKWGGLGEVLGGNELIDSQIDVKFQKNVEKTIICELELDEPKVSQFKQAIENNYWFEFFMDDLPLWGFVGELQSDNKQLLFTHKNITIKYNKDQIIHVNLTQENPKPLEVGRKLDMTYSVKWSETDIPFGQRFNVYLDYHFFEHQIHWFSIFNSFMMVIFLTGLVSMILMRTLRNDYAKYAREDDDLETLERDVSEESGWKLVHGDVFRPPRNMVLLSALVGTGAQMAILILLVILLAIVGMLYVGRGAIVTTFIVCYALTSFVSGYVSGGMYSRNGGKSWIKSMILTASLFPFLCFGIGFILNTVAIFYGSLAAIPFGTMVVVFVIWAFISFPLALLGTVVGRNWSGSPNNPCRVKTIPRPIPEKKWYLTPFVVSIMGVLLPFGSIFIEMYFVFTSFWNYKVYYVYGFMLLVFIILVIVTVCVTIVGTYFLLNAENYYWQWTSFFSAASTAIYVYLYSIYYYSVKTKMSGFFQTSFYFGYTAMFCLGLGILCGAVGHLGSNLFVRRIYRNIKCD